One part of the Georgfuchsia toluolica genome encodes these proteins:
- a CDS encoding response regulator transcription factor, with the protein MDSNNARIFVIDDEESVRHSIAWLVGSMSLKVEEFASAQSFLDENISCSLGCLIVDVRMPNMSGLQLQKVLLERNFQLPIIFLSAYGDAHMGAHAIKNGAIDFLQKPYQNQDLLDAINSALKVCKDQLESKAKTTGYFEKFDSLSQREKEVLNLVAEGKTSKQIAQMLEISHKTVEAHRASFLRKLGSKSTSSVIQMAVLANQHCRECGWLPPFVNCKS; encoded by the coding sequence ATGGATTCAAATAATGCGAGAATTTTCGTAATTGATGATGAGGAATCGGTCAGGCATTCTATAGCTTGGCTAGTGGGTTCCATGTCGCTCAAGGTTGAAGAGTTTGCATCGGCTCAGAGCTTTCTAGACGAGAATATTAGCTGTTCACTAGGATGTCTTATAGTCGATGTCAGAATGCCTAATATGAGCGGTTTGCAGCTACAGAAGGTATTGTTGGAAAGAAACTTTCAACTGCCCATTATTTTTCTTTCGGCATATGGGGATGCGCATATGGGAGCTCATGCCATAAAGAATGGGGCTATCGATTTCCTGCAAAAACCTTATCAAAACCAGGACCTGTTGGACGCAATCAACTCGGCGCTAAAGGTGTGTAAGGATCAGTTAGAAAGCAAGGCTAAGACGACGGGGTACTTTGAAAAGTTTGATAGCCTCTCCCAGAGAGAAAAGGAAGTGCTTAACTTGGTCGCTGAGGGAAAAACAAGCAAGCAAATTGCGCAAATGCTCGAAATTAGCCACAAGACAGTTGAAGCCCACAGAGCCAGTTTCCTCAGAAAACTAGGGTCCAAATCGACCAGCAGTGTCATACAAATGGCAGTGCTGGCGAATCAACACTGCCGTGAATGCGGATGGCTCCCTCCCTTTGTAAATTGCAAATCTTGA
- a CDS encoding GGDEF domain-containing protein has product MMTTPVANQNISFEDATEVARKTLHQLVSKRVAPTPENYCQVYREIAGIDSATPSTPPQMENIAWGSVITELIKQLEARQVGWTAARKRKSLDRVLATPSPVVLHNRIIALIQSWSRSESSIGVPDLEVCSFASSAPLASMEASAPEINRTAIPPADVAYEFEIIASLRERFADILESVIAAQLEPDKALVAEANALAARIRQLDDRNKLPKLTRDLEKFRIHLDKRLKNDSGLRDGVLRLLSLLLDNIHELVVDDNWLQGQLALVRQVLADPDDIHLIEEAERALKEIVFKQAVLKHSLNDAKSTLKDMVSHFINQLDEMSQSTGFYHDKLKYYSKVIHETDDIATLSKVFDELRHETQQIQLDTQRSRDAIVTVRTRVEDADNKIRHLEAELVKASELVREDQLTGVLNRRGLDDAFQRELSRSKRNHSPLSIALLDLDNFKRLNDAHGHQAGDQALVHMAKLVKATVRPHDIIARYGGEEFLILLPDTRIEEAENVIKRLQRSLTKHFFLNNNERLLITFSAGVALQRPGETKESLVSRADDALYEAKRAGKNRVFTAPLIDPTPQDMPRIKN; this is encoded by the coding sequence ATGATGACTACTCCGGTAGCAAATCAGAATATCTCGTTCGAAGATGCAACCGAAGTGGCGCGAAAGACCCTGCACCAACTGGTGTCGAAAAGGGTGGCGCCAACGCCAGAGAACTATTGTCAAGTTTACCGTGAAATAGCCGGCATCGATAGCGCCACGCCCTCCACGCCTCCCCAGATGGAAAATATCGCGTGGGGTTCAGTAATTACAGAGTTGATTAAACAACTGGAAGCAAGGCAAGTTGGCTGGACCGCAGCAAGAAAGCGCAAAAGCCTGGATCGGGTACTTGCCACCCCCAGCCCGGTCGTCCTTCATAACCGCATCATAGCCTTGATTCAGAGCTGGTCCAGGTCGGAGTCCTCGATTGGCGTCCCGGATTTGGAAGTCTGCAGCTTTGCTTCATCCGCACCGCTCGCGTCTATGGAAGCAAGCGCGCCGGAAATAAACCGCACAGCGATACCGCCTGCCGACGTTGCCTATGAGTTCGAAATTATCGCGTCCCTGCGCGAACGGTTCGCGGACATACTCGAATCCGTCATCGCGGCACAGCTTGAACCTGATAAAGCCCTTGTAGCGGAGGCGAACGCACTTGCCGCGCGCATTCGCCAACTAGACGACAGGAACAAACTACCCAAACTCACGCGCGACCTTGAGAAATTCCGGATACACCTTGACAAGCGTTTGAAAAACGACTCTGGCCTGCGTGACGGGGTCCTGAGGCTGTTGAGTCTGTTATTGGACAACATCCACGAGTTGGTGGTCGATGATAACTGGTTGCAAGGTCAATTGGCGCTGGTGCGTCAAGTACTCGCCGATCCGGACGATATCCATCTAATCGAGGAAGCGGAGCGTGCCCTCAAGGAAATCGTCTTCAAACAGGCTGTGCTAAAGCACAGTCTGAATGATGCCAAATCCACGCTCAAGGACATGGTGTCGCACTTCATTAACCAGCTCGATGAGATGTCTCAGAGCACCGGCTTTTACCACGACAAGCTGAAGTATTATTCCAAGGTCATTCACGAAACAGATGACATTGCCACCCTGAGCAAGGTGTTTGACGAACTGCGGCATGAGACGCAACAGATACAACTGGATACCCAACGCTCACGAGATGCAATTGTCACGGTCCGTACGCGCGTCGAAGACGCGGACAATAAAATTCGACATCTGGAAGCGGAGCTCGTGAAGGCCAGCGAACTGGTGCGCGAGGATCAACTTACCGGAGTGCTCAATCGGCGCGGCCTCGACGATGCCTTCCAGCGCGAACTTTCGCGCAGCAAACGCAACCATAGCCCCCTGTCTATCGCACTTCTGGATCTGGACAACTTCAAGCGACTCAACGATGCCCATGGACACCAGGCGGGCGACCAAGCGTTGGTGCATATGGCCAAACTCGTCAAGGCCACGGTGCGGCCGCACGACATCATTGCCCGCTATGGCGGCGAGGAGTTTCTGATTCTGCTGCCCGACACCAGGATAGAAGAAGCCGAGAATGTCATCAAGCGACTGCAGCGCAGTCTCACCAAACACTTTTTCCTCAACAATAATGAACGCCTGCTGATCACTTTCAGTGCCGGCGTCGCCCTGCAACGCCCGGGCGAAACGAAAGAATCCCTCGTCAGCCGGGCGGATGATGCGCTCTACGAAGCCAAAAGAGCCGGCAAGAACCGCGTATTTACCGCTCCTCTCATCGATCCAACGCCCCAGGACATGCCCCGTATCAAGAACTGA
- a CDS encoding sensor histidine kinase, which yields MTLRLLQIEDSQDDADLVCNALEAGGFAIEAHRIESEAEMIVALRQGGWNLIICDYSLQQFSAQRALDILSDWGQEVPFIITSNMVCEEVAAVLTRSGATNFTMKSNLEQLPGVVKLELRKCAAHKGHHMATTALQESEARYRMIAANLPGMVYQSLVLRDGDIWFLYVSDQCKPLLGIEAEMLKESSAHLFDLVVPEDRASLHQMYSNILNGQATVNWEGRFRIPSYQDIKWINIRANNREMPSGGILSDGIMSNITKNRTLQLDLMRSQEQLRELSSHLQFAKEQERARIARELHDDLGSTLTAIKIDLMRLRGGLPAERADLAQKIDSASSLLDHAMDTVRNVSQSLRPGILDYGLQAAIEWQTQEFEERLGITCELHCHADIVSLDADASTALFRIFQETLTNISKHANATKVIVTLIGDDEMVLLEVEDNGHGIATRDMDKVGSFGIRNMRERVGALGGEIEIEGNVDRGTRVCVTIPLPSAIIESDQADTQQMLF from the coding sequence ATGACGTTGCGTCTGCTCCAAATTGAAGACTCACAAGACGATGCCGATCTGGTGTGTAACGCGCTGGAAGCCGGAGGCTTCGCGATAGAAGCGCATAGGATCGAATCCGAGGCGGAAATGATTGTCGCATTGCGGCAAGGCGGCTGGAACCTGATCATCTGCGACTATAGCCTCCAGCAATTCAGTGCGCAGAGGGCCCTGGATATCCTCTCGGACTGGGGTCAGGAAGTGCCCTTTATCATTACTTCAAACATGGTTTGCGAGGAAGTCGCGGCGGTCCTGACCAGGTCCGGGGCCACCAACTTCACCATGAAATCCAATCTGGAGCAGCTGCCTGGAGTGGTTAAACTGGAGTTAAGGAAATGCGCTGCACACAAAGGCCACCACATGGCCACAACTGCGCTTCAGGAAAGTGAGGCGCGCTACCGGATGATCGCCGCCAATCTTCCCGGCATGGTGTACCAGTCACTGGTGCTTCGCGACGGAGACATCTGGTTTCTCTATGTCAGTGATCAGTGTAAGCCGCTGCTGGGTATCGAGGCGGAGATGCTGAAAGAATCGTCCGCACATCTATTTGACCTGGTTGTGCCGGAAGATCGTGCCTCGTTGCACCAAATGTATTCCAATATCCTGAATGGCCAGGCCACAGTCAATTGGGAGGGCAGATTCCGCATACCGTCGTATCAAGATATTAAATGGATCAATATACGGGCGAACAATCGCGAAATGCCCTCGGGAGGAATACTTTCCGATGGAATAATGAGCAACATCACGAAGAACCGGACCTTGCAGCTGGATCTCATGAGATCGCAGGAGCAATTGCGCGAGCTCTCCAGCCATCTTCAGTTCGCCAAAGAGCAGGAACGGGCGCGTATCGCGCGGGAGTTACATGACGACCTGGGCAGCACGCTGACGGCGATCAAGATCGACCTGATGCGTCTGCGCGGCGGGCTGCCCGCGGAGCGGGCCGATCTGGCGCAGAAGATCGATTCAGCATCAAGTTTGCTTGATCATGCGATGGATACCGTGCGCAATGTCTCCCAGAGCTTGCGTCCGGGCATACTGGACTACGGCCTGCAGGCCGCCATCGAGTGGCAGACTCAGGAATTTGAAGAGCGGCTCGGCATTACTTGCGAGCTCCACTGCCATGCCGATATCGTGAGCCTCGACGCTGATGCATCGACCGCCTTATTCCGTATTTTTCAGGAAACGCTGACAAATATCTCAAAGCACGCCAATGCGACCAAGGTCATTGTTACGCTGATTGGAGACGATGAAATGGTGCTTCTGGAGGTCGAGGATAACGGCCATGGCATTGCCACGCGGGACATGGACAAAGTCGGTTCATTCGGCATACGTAACATGCGGGAAAGAGTCGGGGCTTTGGGAGGAGAGATCGAGATCGAGGGCAATGTCGATCGGGGAACTCGCGTCTGCGTTACCATTCCGTTGCCAAGCGCTATTATAGAGAGCGATCAAGCAGATACGCAGCAAATGCTCTTTTAA
- a CDS encoding flagellin: MSSMINTNINSLVSQNALSQSQNSLATAMQRLSTGLRINGAKDDAAGLAVSTKMSAQVKSINQAVRNANDGISMLQTAEGGIQEQQSMLQRMRELAVQGASATISDTDRGYINTELQQLKTEINAVADRTKFNGQSVLTGSLQTTLNDTNATGADLVVGDTLTTATATSVTAVDVSGAKAGTTYTFTSSGAGTITLTNTAGDAQTISIVDMTANGSQVLNFSNLGVKVTLQATSAGADDTAADLIAGLTAAADDTILTEDGSGSAQLQIGADSGAGNTMSVSFSNTKIDTAASGAAGAMDTLNTGLATFNGSSTTANASALLTAIDGALSYTSGLRSTLGANMNRLSHTVSNLEATSTNLSAAQSRITDADFAAETAAMTRANILQQAGTAMLAQANSQPNGVMALLQRL; encoded by the coding sequence ATGTCTTCAATGATCAATACCAACATCAATTCACTCGTTTCGCAAAATGCCCTGAGTCAGTCGCAGAATTCCCTGGCAACCGCCATGCAGCGCCTGTCTACAGGTCTGCGCATCAACGGCGCCAAGGATGATGCCGCCGGACTCGCGGTGTCCACTAAAATGTCGGCGCAAGTCAAGAGCATCAACCAGGCCGTGCGCAATGCCAATGACGGCATTTCCATGCTGCAAACTGCCGAAGGCGGCATTCAGGAACAACAAAGCATGCTGCAGCGGATGCGCGAACTGGCCGTTCAAGGCGCGAGCGCTACCATTTCTGATACCGATCGCGGCTACATCAACACCGAACTGCAACAGCTCAAGACGGAAATCAACGCCGTCGCCGACCGCACCAAGTTTAACGGTCAATCGGTGCTAACCGGCAGCCTGCAAACCACGCTGAACGACACCAACGCCACCGGCGCCGACCTGGTGGTGGGCGACACGCTGACCACCGCGACCGCCACCTCGGTCACAGCCGTCGACGTCTCCGGAGCAAAGGCAGGCACAACCTATACTTTCACCAGCAGCGGTGCCGGAACGATTACCCTCACCAACACCGCCGGCGATGCGCAAACCATCAGCATTGTAGATATGACTGCCAATGGCAGCCAGGTGCTCAATTTCAGCAATCTTGGCGTCAAGGTAACCTTGCAAGCCACCTCCGCCGGCGCCGACGACACTGCAGCCGATCTGATCGCCGGTTTGACCGCCGCGGCTGACGACACGATCCTCACTGAGGACGGTTCAGGCTCGGCACAACTGCAGATCGGCGCTGATTCCGGTGCGGGCAATACGATGTCGGTATCGTTCAGCAATACCAAGATCGACACGGCTGCCTCAGGTGCCGCCGGCGCGATGGATACCTTGAACACTGGCCTTGCTACCTTCAACGGCTCATCCACCACCGCCAATGCAAGCGCCCTGCTGACAGCCATCGATGGTGCCCTAAGCTACACCAGTGGCCTGCGCTCCACGCTCGGCGCCAACATGAATCGCCTGAGCCATACCGTTTCCAATTTGGAGGCCACGAGTACCAATCTTTCTGCCGCCCAATCGCGCATTACTGACGCCGATTTCGCTGCGGAAACGGCGGCGATGACCCGTGCCAACATCCTGCAACAGGCGGGTACGGCGATGCTGGCGCAAGCCAATTCGCAGCCCAATGGCGTGATGGCACTGCTGCAACGTCTGTAA
- a CDS encoding PAS domain-containing sensor histidine kinase, with amino-acid sequence MTDAHAVDIGKDETEYMEGVPMLEHEINNAIFQNTPVGICYVRKRIIIKCNPHFEKLFRYDRKELDGKSVSILYPDYYTYRIIGEKDRSFFKNNDNAFYIAERPMVRKDGTYIWCVISGRIIDRNRPNLGVIWVLQDISDHKNLEEKLKANVEKLEIIVAERTAELTKHVNNLNQEIITRKKAEQIANESERKYRMLFNMLPIGISITAQDGQILEANQGFKKLVGKNTRLTNWQKLARDFFSADGTKIPKSNLPWLNKDYQNDHIDCVEVGMRIKNDGKRHWLSVSSSILPLQDQQVLVAAFFDITYRKKIEELERLRLAELTRLARIDSTSEMGAALAHQMGQPLVSALNYLLGCQLRLQNVKGVDEISDSVGLAIKHLEQAGQILGRVRDFVSKHKPDKTYTNINHLIDDIINFLDFDIRRNNINVKKSLATNLPLVPLCKIEIEQVLFNLLKNSIEAVRGMPNESRIIIVSSELNNKNAIQVKVQDHGEGMEKGIAKQVFEPYFSTKPNGMGIGLTICRSIIESHEGDLTYSRAGKKGSIFRFTLPIPQE; translated from the coding sequence GTGACAGATGCCCACGCTGTTGATATTGGTAAAGACGAAACCGAGTATATGGAAGGCGTTCCCATGCTAGAGCATGAGATAAATAATGCCATATTCCAAAACACTCCAGTGGGGATTTGCTATGTACGAAAAAGAATCATAATAAAATGCAATCCGCATTTCGAGAAGCTGTTCAGATATGACAGAAAAGAACTCGATGGCAAGTCAGTTAGCATACTCTATCCGGATTATTATACGTACAGGATAATCGGGGAGAAGGATCGCAGCTTTTTCAAAAATAACGATAACGCCTTTTATATCGCTGAACGTCCCATGGTCCGCAAGGATGGGACATATATCTGGTGCGTCATATCAGGGAGAATCATCGATCGAAACCGTCCGAACCTGGGTGTCATATGGGTTCTACAGGACATCTCAGATCACAAAAACCTTGAAGAAAAATTGAAGGCTAACGTTGAGAAACTGGAAATAATTGTTGCCGAACGAACAGCCGAACTTACAAAACATGTCAACAACCTGAACCAGGAAATTATCACACGCAAAAAAGCTGAGCAGATCGCGAACGAGAGTGAGAGGAAATATCGTATGTTGTTCAATATGCTACCGATTGGCATATCGATCACCGCACAGGATGGGCAAATTCTCGAAGCGAACCAGGGCTTCAAAAAACTCGTTGGCAAAAATACTCGTTTAACTAACTGGCAGAAACTCGCCCGGGATTTCTTTTCGGCTGATGGCACAAAAATCCCCAAATCAAATCTCCCGTGGCTGAACAAGGATTACCAGAACGACCATATCGACTGTGTCGAAGTGGGAATGCGCATCAAGAACGATGGTAAGCGGCATTGGCTGAGCGTCAGCTCGTCCATTCTCCCCTTGCAAGATCAGCAAGTTTTGGTTGCGGCATTTTTCGATATCACTTATCGCAAGAAGATCGAAGAACTGGAAAGGTTGAGGCTTGCAGAACTAACGCGATTGGCCAGGATCGACTCCACCTCTGAAATGGGCGCCGCACTTGCTCATCAAATGGGCCAACCTTTGGTATCAGCATTGAACTATCTTCTGGGATGTCAGCTACGTCTACAGAATGTAAAAGGCGTTGATGAAATAAGTGATAGTGTTGGATTGGCCATCAAACACCTTGAGCAGGCGGGACAAATTCTAGGACGCGTCCGGGATTTTGTGAGCAAACACAAACCAGATAAAACATACACTAATATTAATCATTTAATTGACGATATCATTAACTTTTTGGATTTTGATATCCGGCGCAATAATATTAATGTAAAAAAATCATTGGCAACAAACCTGCCCTTGGTGCCGTTATGCAAAATCGAGATTGAGCAGGTGCTTTTTAATCTTCTAAAGAACAGCATCGAGGCTGTGCGTGGCATGCCGAATGAGAGCCGCATTATTATTGTCAGCAGCGAACTCAACAACAAAAATGCAATACAAGTGAAAGTGCAGGATCATGGAGAGGGAATGGAGAAAGGGATCGCCAAGCAAGTTTTTGAGCCTTATTTTTCAACCAAGCCTAATGGTATGGGAATAGGACTTACTATCTGCCGTTCGATTATTGAATCACATGAAGGTGATCTGACTTATTCGAGAGCAGGTAAGAAGGGATCAATATTCCGTTTTACTTTGCCCATACCACAAGAATAA
- a CDS encoding response regulator: MSKIKILLVDDHAILRQGLRQILLDSEDMEVAGEAENSAQAIRLAREHQFDVVVLDITLPDRNGIETLKLLRRDQPKLAVLILTMHSEKEFGVRALKAGASGYLTKHSAAEQLVNAVRTVAKGKKYIGAALAEELANSFGTESDQPLHETLSDREYQVLCMIASGTALSEMAAKLSLSPKTVSVYRARVMAKMKFRNNTEITHYAIKHQLVHCASTP, translated from the coding sequence GTGTCAAAAATAAAAATATTGCTGGTAGACGATCATGCGATCCTGCGCCAAGGGCTGCGGCAGATACTCTTGGACAGCGAAGACATGGAAGTCGCTGGTGAAGCTGAAAATTCGGCCCAGGCCATACGTCTGGCGCGTGAGCATCAATTCGACGTAGTCGTATTGGATATTACGCTGCCAGATCGCAACGGTATAGAGACCCTGAAACTGCTGAGGCGCGACCAACCCAAACTCGCGGTGCTGATACTTACCATGCACAGTGAGAAAGAATTCGGTGTGCGTGCGCTCAAGGCCGGCGCATCGGGTTACCTGACCAAACACAGCGCCGCTGAACAACTGGTCAATGCTGTGCGCACAGTTGCCAAGGGGAAAAAATACATCGGCGCGGCGCTGGCAGAGGAACTGGCGAATTCATTCGGCACCGAAAGCGACCAACCGTTGCATGAAACACTCTCGGATCGCGAATATCAGGTCCTCTGCATGATTGCTTCGGGCACCGCGCTTTCGGAAATGGCCGCCAAGCTCTCCCTCAGCCCTAAGACGGTCAGTGTGTACCGGGCACGAGTCATGGCCAAGATGAAGTTCCGTAATAACACCGAGATCACCCATTACGCCATCAAGCACCAACTGGTGCACTGTGCCTCCACGCCCTGA
- a CDS encoding flagellar protein FlaG — protein MAMQLGPLTSPMTEPVTTPAVAAGTSTPVLPVSTSSPAALLLIARQVGEGLKAKSTGIDYHIDMVGGMPRIRIIDKQTMQIIRQIPSDEVLTIHRALDGAGGVLVNYNT, from the coding sequence ATGGCTATGCAGTTAGGCCCGTTGACGTCACCCATGACGGAGCCCGTCACGACACCAGCCGTCGCCGCCGGCACTTCCACTCCTGTGCTGCCGGTGTCAACCTCGTCACCCGCCGCGCTGCTGCTGATCGCCCGGCAGGTGGGAGAGGGACTCAAGGCGAAATCCACCGGAATCGACTATCATATCGACATGGTCGGTGGCATGCCCCGGATTCGCATCATCGACAAGCAGACCATGCAGATCATCCGCCAGATTCCCTCGGATGAAGTATTGACGATTCATCGGGCCCTTGACGGAGCGGGTGGGGTACTGGTCAACTACAATACCTGA
- the rpsB gene encoding 30S ribosomal protein S2 has protein sequence MSTTMREMLEAGVHFGHQTRFWNPKMAPYIFGHRNKIHIVNLEKTLAKYQEAMAFLKKLSAKKGSVLFVSTKRQAREILAEEAQRAGMPYVDERWLGGMLTNFKTVKLSIKRLKDLEQMSMDGTFERLSKKEALTAKRELEKLQKSIGGIKDMTGLPDALFVIDVGYHKIAIVEANKLGIPVIGVVDTNHSPAGVDFIIPGNDDSSRAIRLYAQGAADAILEGRNQSITEVVQAMAGDDEFVEVNEEAGE, from the coding sequence ATGAGCACTACCATGCGTGAAATGCTGGAGGCGGGCGTCCATTTCGGACACCAGACTCGCTTCTGGAACCCCAAGATGGCTCCTTATATTTTCGGCCATCGCAACAAGATTCACATCGTCAATCTCGAAAAGACACTGGCCAAGTATCAGGAAGCGATGGCCTTCCTCAAGAAGCTGTCGGCCAAGAAGGGCTCCGTGCTCTTTGTCAGCACCAAGCGTCAGGCCCGCGAGATTCTCGCCGAGGAAGCGCAGCGCGCCGGCATGCCTTATGTCGACGAACGCTGGCTGGGTGGCATGCTCACCAACTTCAAGACCGTCAAGTTGTCGATCAAGCGCCTCAAGGATCTGGAGCAGATGTCGATGGATGGCACTTTCGAGCGCCTGTCGAAGAAGGAAGCGCTGACGGCCAAGCGCGAACTGGAAAAACTGCAAAAGAGCATCGGCGGCATCAAGGACATGACTGGTTTGCCCGATGCGCTGTTCGTGATCGATGTTGGTTATCACAAGATCGCCATCGTCGAAGCCAACAAGCTCGGCATTCCCGTGATCGGCGTGGTCGATACCAACCATTCGCCCGCAGGTGTCGATTTCATCATTCCTGGCAATGACGATTCGAGCCGCGCGATCCGTCTCTATGCTCAGGGCGCGGCGGATGCGATTCTCGAAGGCCGCAATCAGTCGATCACCGAAGTGGTGCAGGCGATGGCCGGCGACGACGAGTTCGTCGAGGTCAACGAGGAAGCTGGCGAGTAA